TCCTCACTGTGATGGATTGCTATGCTGTATTCTCCGCCCTTTGCTAATTGCATCACTCGAAATTCGCAATTTCCAAGATTGTTTAGGTGCTCGAATTGCTCAACCGTCCACTTGAACCACTTTATTAGGAAGACGTGTGACGTTAATCCGTGTGATATTATTATAAGATTGAGGTCATGGCAAGGGTCATGGCGAAGCCTGTTCATGTCTATGTCCCTCCATAATGATTCAAGAAAACCTGCAATTATCTTTATTAAATTGGACTTCCATGCCATCCACCACTTTCTGTTTCTAGCCATGGATCATTACCTCTTCTTCAATAACCTCTTCACTATGTGTAAAGCACTACTTCAATCATCATTAGACATTTGGGCAATACTTTTTGGTTCCAAAGAAAAGCATTATTAAATCATAGAATGCAATTTCCAAATGGAAAGCCTCTTTCTAAATATCCAGAGGTACTAAAACGTCAAGCCAAGCTTAAACATATTTAAGATTCAACCTCAAACCCTGCTTATCTCAACTCAGCTCACAACTTAGCATCACCacaattcatatttcttgtGGAATATAATGAAAggtttcaaaatatttattttcttgctgGGGTATATTTAGCTCTGTC
Above is a genomic segment from Prunus dulcis chromosome 7, ALMONDv2, whole genome shotgun sequence containing:
- the LOC117635485 gene encoding phosphoglycerate mutase-like protein AT74, translated to MARNRKWWMAWKSNLIKIIAGFLESLWRDIDMNRLRHDPCHDLNLIIISHGLTSHVFLIKWFKWTVEQFEHLNNLGNCEFRVMQLAKGGEYSIAIHHSEEELVEWGLSPEMIADQKWRAYANRGDWNERCPWYLDAFLDRLADSEDSGESEDIWHETDEKIQQSN